A part of Mesoplodon densirostris isolate mMesDen1 chromosome 10, mMesDen1 primary haplotype, whole genome shotgun sequence genomic DNA contains:
- the LOC132497878 gene encoding ADP-ribosylation factor-like protein 6-interacting protein 6, which yields MDSAIVPPLHQGVGQWGPATFTPCPSHGDSWGEGEVDEEEGCNQVARDVRAGASSEPRKDSLLQPDGDGSPALPDKRKGIFSADAGGRAQARRWPVRVLSVLCSLLFAIPLAFLLTIIYLIVEELHAENLKNEDDVHTGLLGMFPPTPLSPARFKKLTGHSFHMGYNMAIWDPNHSPSYFQPPFADPVVCFLTEGRALLELDRMGVEHKDATSHFQ from the exons ATGGATAGTGCAATAGTCCCTCCTCTCCACCAG ggggtggggcagtggggccCTGCCACCTTCACCCCCTGCCCGAGTCACGGAGACAGCTGGGGTGAGGGTGAAGTCGACGAGGAGGAGGGATGCAACCAAGTGGCCCGTGACGTGCGGGCCGGGGCGTCGTCGGAACCTAGAAAGGACTCGCTACTCCAGCCAGACGGGGACGGGTCTCCCGCCCTGCCCGATAAACGCAAGGGCATTTTCTCGGCGGATGCGGGCGGCAGAGCCCAAGCCCGGCGCTGGCCGGTCCGGGTCCTCTCAGTTCTCTGTTCGCTGCTGTTTGCCATCCCCCTCGCCTTCCTTCTCACCATCATCTACCTGATCGTAGAAGAGTTACATGCTGAAAATTTGAAGAACGAAGATGATGTACACACTGGACTGTT AGGAATGTTTCCTCCTACTCCTCTTTCACCTGCCAGGTTCAAGAAACTGACTGGACATTCTTTCCACATGGGCTATAATATGgcaatttggg ATCCTAACCACAGTCCAAGCTATTTCCAGCCTCCATTTGCAGACCCAGTGGTCTGTTTCCTCACAGAGGGTAGAGCATTGTTAGAGCTAGATCGCATGGGAGTTGAACACAAAGATGCCACGAGTCATTTCCAGTAG
- the DEFB114 gene encoding beta-defensin 114: protein MALVEVWENILNSLMKSFEIGEISDFNYSSFTIALVDPDRCSKLYGQCKKRCSKHVKQIEICLSPSKICCIERVFEDDLS from the exons ATGGCATTAGTGGAGGTTTGGGAGAATATCCTGAATTCCCTGATGAAGAGTTTTGAAATTGGGG AGATCAGTGATTTCAATTACTCTTCTTTTACTATAGCCTTGGTGGATCCTGATCGATGCTCAAAATTGTATGGTCAATGTAAGAAACGCTGTTCTAAACATGTAAAGCAAATTGAAATATGTTTGTCACCAAGTAAAATATGCTGCATTGAGAGGGTGTTTGAAGACGATTTATCTTGA